A window of the Mesorhizobium opportunistum WSM2075 genome harbors these coding sequences:
- a CDS encoding serine hydrolase domain-containing protein: MDSYRNSDPRPPIMQGSPPAMVPPKLDWDRPPWNRWAFQHIREILPTAEVWRGNGHRHRLERAEVDLDGLPVEGSEGLPSTLAGLLDETYTDGILVLKNGKVAYERYFNGMDERTLHLSQSMAKSVTGSVFGILADRGLIDPAKAVTDYLPELRATGWAGASVQHVLDMTTGVRFSEEYTDRYSDIGQVDVATGWKPVPPGSDPDFRWPSHMFELILGLKDTIRPHGAKFEYRSIETDVLAFIMERVTGKRLAQLVSEELWQKLGADESACFTVDSAGYALADGGFNATLRDYGRFGQMILGNGSGIVPAEWIETTRNGRHGPDFSASLPEGSYRNQFWIEDPSSRALMCRGVFGQMIHIDWNTGMVVVKLSSYPDFNNLAYSMATLKAVHAIAAALS; the protein is encoded by the coding sequence ATGGACTCCTATCGCAACAGCGATCCGCGGCCGCCGATCATGCAAGGCTCGCCGCCGGCCATGGTGCCGCCGAAGCTCGACTGGGACAGGCCGCCATGGAACCGCTGGGCGTTCCAGCACATCAGGGAAATTCTGCCGACCGCCGAAGTCTGGCGCGGCAATGGGCATCGCCACCGCCTCGAACGCGCCGAGGTCGATCTCGACGGGCTGCCGGTCGAGGGCAGCGAGGGTCTGCCTTCGACGCTCGCCGGGCTGCTCGACGAGACCTACACGGATGGCATCCTGGTGCTCAAAAACGGCAAGGTCGCCTATGAGCGCTATTTCAACGGCATGGACGAGCGCACGCTGCATCTGTCGCAGTCGATGGCGAAGTCCGTCACCGGATCGGTGTTCGGCATATTGGCCGACCGTGGCCTGATCGATCCAGCCAAGGCGGTGACCGACTACCTGCCAGAGCTGAGGGCAACGGGATGGGCCGGGGCCAGCGTCCAGCATGTGCTGGACATGACCACGGGCGTGCGCTTCTCCGAGGAATACACCGACCGCTATTCCGACATCGGCCAGGTCGATGTCGCGACCGGCTGGAAGCCGGTGCCGCCAGGCAGCGATCCGGATTTTCGCTGGCCTTCGCACATGTTCGAACTGATCCTGGGCTTGAAGGACACAATCCGTCCGCACGGAGCGAAATTCGAGTACCGCTCGATCGAGACCGACGTGCTCGCCTTCATCATGGAACGGGTGACGGGCAAGCGGCTGGCGCAGCTGGTCTCGGAAGAACTTTGGCAAAAGCTCGGCGCCGACGAAAGCGCCTGCTTCACCGTCGACAGCGCCGGCTATGCGCTCGCCGATGGTGGTTTCAATGCAACGTTGCGCGACTATGGCCGCTTCGGCCAGATGATCCTCGGCAATGGCAGCGGCATCGTGCCGGCCGAATGGATCGAGACGACACGCAATGGCAGGCATGGCCCCGATTTTTCCGCCAGCCTGCCGGAAGGCAGCTACCGCAACCAGTTCTGGATCGAGGATCCCAGCTCGCGCGCGCTGATGTGCCGGGGCGTGTTCGGGCAGATGATCCATATCGACTGGAACACGGGAATGGTCGTGGTGAAGCTGTCGAGCTATCCGGACTTCAACAACCTCGCCTACTCCATGGCGACATTGAAGGCCGTGCATGCCATCGCCGCCGCGTTGAGCTGA
- a CDS encoding amidohydrolase, whose product MSVTGAGHNADLIVINGHVLTMDDDNPTAEAVAVKDGTIIAIGGRASIEELKGPVTKVIDAKGGSVIPGFIEAHMHLFSGGAELAHLQLGGVHGFEALQKAIRDYAPTRPHATMLVGQGVDYTVLGSERVTRHHLDQILPDRPFCMAAPDHHTMWANTRALEMAGILHGRTLGPGNEIVMGDDGLATGELREGEAFGPVLDLAGESRVRLGLATGGEPDPMPSAEERAADRDIMRRGLAWCTRHGITSIQNMDGNLYQLELLAEIDAAEGLPCRVQIPFHYKNFMTLDMLDKAFVMNERYNSEWLSSGMVKVFYDGVLDSWTAVMVEPYADRTDWVGEPLFTPQQFIDLAVAVDKRGLQIAVHSIGDGAVRAVLDGYEAAQKANGKRDSRHRVEHIEVTTASDVPRFAELGVIASMQPPHPPGAMDFPLEPTVSRIGPARWPLSYAWRTLKNAGAHVVFASDWPVSPIDPILGIQAAVMRKPWAESDPDQSFSLHESLAAYTVEGAYAEFAEHRKGMLKPGYLADLVVLSADIEKTAPANLHRLRPVTTICGGKVTYQA is encoded by the coding sequence ATGTCTGTCACAGGTGCGGGTCACAATGCGGATCTGATCGTCATCAATGGTCATGTGCTGACCATGGACGATGACAATCCCACCGCCGAGGCCGTTGCCGTCAAGGACGGCACCATCATCGCCATCGGCGGCCGTGCCTCCATCGAAGAGCTCAAAGGTCCGGTCACAAAGGTGATCGACGCCAAGGGCGGTTCGGTGATCCCGGGCTTCATCGAAGCCCACATGCATCTGTTCTCCGGCGGGGCCGAGCTCGCGCATCTTCAGCTTGGCGGTGTCCATGGCTTCGAGGCGTTGCAAAAGGCGATCCGCGACTATGCGCCGACACGGCCACATGCCACGATGCTGGTCGGGCAGGGCGTCGACTACACCGTGCTTGGCAGCGAGCGGGTGACGCGCCACCATCTCGACCAAATCCTGCCGGACCGGCCCTTCTGCATGGCTGCGCCCGACCATCACACGATGTGGGCCAACACCAGGGCGCTGGAGATGGCCGGCATCCTGCACGGACGCACGCTTGGTCCGGGCAACGAGATCGTCATGGGTGACGATGGGCTGGCAACGGGTGAATTGCGCGAGGGCGAGGCCTTCGGTCCGGTGCTCGACCTTGCCGGCGAGAGCCGGGTGCGGCTGGGGCTGGCGACAGGCGGCGAGCCGGACCCGATGCCGTCGGCGGAAGAACGCGCCGCCGACCGCGACATCATGCGGCGTGGGCTTGCCTGGTGCACGCGCCACGGCATCACCTCGATCCAGAACATGGACGGCAATCTCTACCAGCTCGAGCTGCTGGCCGAAATCGACGCCGCGGAAGGCTTGCCCTGCCGCGTCCAGATCCCGTTCCACTACAAGAATTTCATGACGCTCGACATGCTCGACAAGGCGTTCGTGATGAACGAGCGCTACAACAGCGAGTGGCTGTCTTCGGGCATGGTCAAGGTGTTCTACGACGGCGTGCTCGATTCCTGGACGGCGGTGATGGTCGAGCCTTATGCCGATCGCACCGACTGGGTCGGCGAGCCGCTGTTCACGCCGCAGCAGTTCATCGATCTGGCGGTTGCCGTCGACAAACGTGGACTGCAGATTGCCGTGCACTCGATCGGCGACGGCGCGGTCCGCGCCGTGCTCGACGGCTACGAGGCGGCGCAAAAAGCCAATGGCAAGCGCGACAGCCGGCATCGCGTCGAACATATCGAGGTCACAACCGCATCGGACGTGCCGCGCTTCGCCGAACTCGGTGTCATCGCCTCCATGCAGCCGCCGCATCCGCCCGGCGCCATGGATTTTCCGCTGGAGCCGACCGTGTCGCGCATCGGGCCGGCCCGTTGGCCGCTGAGCTATGCCTGGCGGACCTTGAAGAATGCCGGCGCGCATGTCGTGTTCGCATCGGACTGGCCGGTATCGCCGATCGATCCGATCCTGGGCATTCAAGCGGCAGTGATGCGCAAACCATGGGCAGAAAGCGACCCGGACCAGAGCTTCTCGCTGCATGAATCGCTTGCCGCCTACACGGTGGAGGGTGCCTATGCGGAGTTCGCCGAGCACCGCAAGGGTATGCTGAAACCAGGCTATTTGGCCGATCTGGTGGTTTTATCTGCCGATATCGAGAAGACGGCGCCGGCCAATCTGCACAGACTGCGGCCGGTGACGACGATCTGCGGCGGCAAGGTCACCTATCAGGCCTGA
- a CDS encoding serine hydrolase domain-containing protein, whose protein sequence is MTGTTVFETRYGFRRNEVLLANWRESPFNRWSFQNLGELVPTARVTAAGGIEAPMQDLGGLLGEKVSVASAPETVAEFLVRSSTDALTVMKGGRTIGDWFAPHMDFGARHIIFSISKSVTAIVAGILEAEGVFDPEAPVTHYIPEAAGSAYGDASARHVLDMSVSLDFEEAYLDPESAFARYRRATLWNPGGGTESLREFILTLQRLAEPHGQTFRYRSPNSDLLGLLLERASGQRFNDLMREKLWLPLGAVSEASIGVDMEGTARTAGGISVTPRDLARIGELMRQGGVANGRRIVPEAWVRDTTSTGGSAEAWQRGAMLPLFPRGRYRNKWYQTGHENGAYCGIGIHGQWLYIDPRTEVVIAKMSSQPEPVDDALDLELVAFFEALSRMV, encoded by the coding sequence ATGACCGGTACGACCGTGTTCGAGACCCGCTACGGCTTCCGTCGCAACGAGGTGCTGCTCGCCAACTGGCGCGAGAGCCCGTTCAACCGATGGTCGTTCCAGAACCTCGGCGAACTGGTGCCGACGGCGCGCGTCACGGCGGCCGGGGGCATCGAGGCCCCGATGCAGGATCTCGGTGGCCTGCTTGGCGAAAAGGTCTCGGTCGCCAGCGCGCCGGAAACGGTGGCCGAATTTCTCGTCCGCTCCAGCACCGATGCGCTGACGGTGATGAAAGGCGGCAGGACCATTGGCGACTGGTTCGCGCCGCACATGGATTTCGGCGCCCGCCACATCATCTTCTCGATCAGCAAGTCGGTGACCGCCATCGTTGCCGGCATACTGGAAGCCGAGGGGGTGTTCGATCCGGAAGCGCCGGTGACGCACTACATTCCGGAAGCCGCCGGTTCGGCCTATGGCGATGCCAGCGCACGGCATGTGCTCGATATGAGCGTCAGTCTCGATTTCGAGGAAGCCTATCTCGATCCGGAAAGCGCCTTTGCCCGCTATCGCCGGGCGACGCTGTGGAACCCGGGCGGCGGCACCGAAAGCCTGCGCGAATTCATCCTGACCTTGCAGCGGCTGGCCGAGCCGCATGGCCAGACCTTCCGCTACCGTTCGCCCAATTCCGACCTGCTCGGCCTGCTGCTGGAGCGCGCCTCGGGCCAGCGCTTCAACGATCTGATGCGTGAGAAGCTCTGGCTGCCGCTCGGCGCCGTCAGCGAGGCTTCTATCGGCGTCGACATGGAAGGCACGGCACGCACCGCCGGCGGCATTTCGGTGACGCCGCGCGATCTGGCGCGCATCGGCGAATTGATGCGTCAGGGCGGGGTGGCCAATGGCCGGCGCATCGTGCCGGAGGCCTGGGTGCGCGACACGACCAGCACCGGCGGCAGTGCGGAAGCCTGGCAGCGCGGCGCCATGCTGCCACTGTTCCCTAGGGGGCGCTATCGCAACAAATGGTACCAGACCGGACACGAGAACGGCGCCTATTGCGGCATCGGCATCCATGGCCAGTGGCTCTATATCGACCCCAGGACCGAAGTGGTGATCGCCAAGATGTCGTCGCAGCCGGAGCCGGTCGACGATGCGCTCGATCTCGAGCTTGTGGCGTTTTTCGAAGCGCTGAGCCGGATGGTCTAA
- a CDS encoding Tex family protein, which yields MASDIKRIAAIIATEIAARPEQAAAAIELLDEGATVPFVARYRKEVTGGLDDTQLRDLAERLAYLRELDARRDTILGSIREQGKLTDELEGKIIAAATKAELEDIYLPYKPKRRTKAEIARERGLGPLAEAILADRSLVPAELALAYVSQEVADAKTALEGARDILSEQFAENADLVGKLRTYMKERAFMRARVVDGKQEAGAKFSDYFDHVERWANVPSHRALAMLRGRNEEVLSLDIEVDADDTSPVKPVERMVANAYAIGGSLPGDRWLMEVAGWTWRIKLSLHLTLDLMRDLRERAEEEAIHVFARNLKDLLLAAPAGSRPTMGLDPGIRTGVKVAVVDGTGKVLTTMTVYPFPPKNDVRGTQAELARLVRLHKVELISIGNGTGSRETEKLVADMLSDMPSDGGPKPLKVIVSEAGASVYSASATAAAEFPGLDVSLRGAVSIARRLQDPLAELVKIEPKSIGVGQYQHDVDQYRLGRSLEAVVEDAVNAVGVDLNTASAPLLARVSGLGASLADAIVAHRDATGPFASRKDLLKVPRLGPRAFEQSAGFLRIANGSEPLDASSVHPEAYGVAKKIVAACGRDVRALMGDSAALKALDPRVFVDERFGLPTVRDILAELEKPGRDPRPGFKTATFAEGVDDIKDLKPGMLLEGTVTNVAAFGAFIDIGVHQDGLVHVSQLADRFIKDAHEVVKAGDVVKVRVVDVDIKRKRIALSMRKDGGEGGASRGPRDNGGGKPAPRSPLPQRQPERPAQQGAFGAALADALKRK from the coding sequence ATGGCATCCGACATCAAGCGCATCGCAGCCATCATCGCGACCGAGATCGCCGCGCGGCCCGAGCAGGCGGCAGCGGCGATCGAACTGCTCGATGAGGGCGCTACTGTGCCGTTCGTTGCGCGCTACCGCAAGGAAGTGACCGGCGGGTTGGACGATACGCAGCTACGCGACCTTGCCGAGCGGCTCGCCTATCTGCGCGAACTCGATGCACGGCGTGACACGATCCTGGGCTCCATCCGAGAGCAGGGCAAGCTGACCGACGAACTCGAGGGCAAGATCATCGCCGCCGCCACCAAGGCGGAGCTGGAAGACATCTACCTGCCCTACAAGCCCAAGCGCCGCACCAAGGCCGAGATCGCCCGGGAGCGCGGGCTGGGGCCGCTGGCGGAGGCCATCCTCGCCGATCGTTCGCTCGTGCCTGCCGAACTGGCGCTGGCCTATGTCAGCCAAGAGGTGGCCGATGCCAAGACCGCATTGGAAGGCGCGCGCGACATCCTGTCGGAACAGTTCGCCGAAAATGCCGATCTGGTCGGCAAATTGCGGACCTACATGAAGGAACGCGCCTTTATGCGCGCCAGGGTGGTCGACGGCAAGCAGGAGGCCGGCGCGAAATTCTCCGACTATTTCGACCATGTCGAACGCTGGGCTAATGTGCCGAGCCACCGCGCGCTGGCCATGCTGCGTGGGCGCAATGAGGAGGTGCTGTCGCTCGATATCGAGGTCGATGCCGATGACACCTCGCCGGTGAAGCCGGTCGAGCGAATGGTCGCCAATGCCTATGCCATCGGCGGCAGCCTGCCGGGCGACCGCTGGCTGATGGAGGTCGCGGGCTGGACGTGGCGGATCAAGCTTTCGCTGCACCTGACGCTCGATCTGATGCGCGACCTGCGCGAACGGGCCGAGGAAGAGGCGATCCATGTCTTTGCCCGCAATCTGAAGGATTTGCTGCTCGCCGCGCCGGCTGGCTCACGGCCGACGATGGGGCTCGACCCCGGCATCCGCACCGGCGTCAAGGTGGCGGTGGTCGACGGCACCGGCAAGGTGCTGACGACGATGACCGTCTACCCGTTCCCGCCGAAGAACGATGTGAGGGGCACGCAGGCGGAACTCGCCAGGCTCGTTCGCCTGCACAAGGTCGAGCTGATTTCCATCGGTAACGGCACCGGCAGCCGCGAGACGGAGAAGCTGGTGGCGGATATGCTGTCCGACATGCCGTCGGATGGCGGGCCAAAGCCGCTCAAGGTGATCGTCAGCGAGGCGGGCGCCTCGGTCTATTCTGCATCGGCGACGGCGGCGGCTGAATTCCCCGGCCTCGACGTGTCGCTGCGCGGCGCGGTGTCGATCGCACGGCGGCTGCAGGATCCGCTCGCCGAACTGGTCAAGATCGAGCCGAAGTCGATCGGCGTCGGCCAGTACCAGCACGATGTCGACCAGTACCGGCTTGGCCGGTCGCTGGAAGCGGTGGTTGAGGACGCGGTCAACGCGGTCGGCGTCGATCTCAACACGGCTTCGGCGCCATTGCTGGCGCGGGTTTCGGGCCTTGGCGCATCGCTGGCCGATGCCATCGTCGCGCATCGCGACGCGACCGGCCCCTTTGCCAGCCGCAAGGATCTGCTGAAAGTGCCGCGGCTCGGACCTCGCGCGTTCGAACAGTCCGCCGGCTTCCTGCGTATTGCCAATGGCAGCGAGCCGCTCGATGCCTCCTCGGTGCATCCGGAAGCCTATGGCGTGGCCAAGAAGATCGTCGCCGCCTGTGGGCGGGATGTCCGCGCGCTGATGGGCGACAGCGCGGCGCTCAAGGCGCTCGACCCACGCGTCTTCGTCGACGAGCGTTTCGGCCTGCCGACGGTGCGCGACATCCTGGCCGAGCTGGAAAAGCCCGGCCGCGATCCGCGTCCCGGCTTCAAGACGGCGACCTTCGCCGAGGGCGTCGACGACATCAAGGATCTGAAGCCCGGCATGCTGCTGGAAGGCACCGTCACCAATGTCGCCGCCTTCGGCGCCTTCATCGATATCGGTGTCCACCAGGACGGGCTGGTGCATGTCTCGCAACTGGCCGACCGCTTCATCAAGGACGCGCATGAGGTGGTCAAGGCCGGCGACGTGGTCAAGGTGCGCGTCGTCGATGTCGACATCAAGCGCAAGCGCATCGCGCTCTCCATGCGCAAGGATGGCGGCGAGGGCGGCGCATCGAGAGGGCCACGCGACAATGGTGGCGGCAAGCCGGCGCCACGTTCGCCGCTGCCGCAGCGCCAGCCGGAACGGCCGGCCCAGCAAGGCGCGTTTGGCGCCGCGCTGGCGGATGCGCTGAAGCGGAAGTAG
- a CDS encoding ABC transporter permease has translation MADNFSIKHQPGFTAIAATCFVVLYLPIMVLVIYAFNAASSTSEWGGFSFKWFQSAYQNTQVIDATLRSFQIGSIAAVLSTIFATMAALATTRTASYPGLTFKYAAINQPLMVPEIVTGVALLIFFSRIKIFTGYSGIGYLVAAHTAFCIPFAYLPIRARLENMDLTLERAAADLYATPWKTFRRITLPLLWPGILAGLMLAFVISLDDVVITEFVKSGGQDTLPTYMLGQIRRGITPEINAISTAFLLLSVAIVTLFFFVSRKRD, from the coding sequence ATGGCTGACAACTTCTCCATCAAGCACCAGCCGGGGTTCACGGCGATCGCCGCGACCTGCTTCGTCGTGCTCTATCTGCCCATCATGGTGCTGGTCATCTACGCCTTCAACGCGGCCAGCTCGACATCGGAATGGGGCGGGTTTTCGTTCAAATGGTTCCAGTCGGCGTACCAGAACACGCAGGTCATCGATGCGACGCTGCGATCCTTCCAGATCGGTTCCATCGCGGCGGTGCTTTCGACCATCTTCGCCACCATGGCCGCGCTCGCCACCACGCGCACGGCATCCTATCCCGGCCTCACCTTCAAATACGCGGCAATCAACCAGCCGCTGATGGTGCCCGAGATCGTCACCGGCGTGGCGCTGCTGATCTTCTTCTCGCGCATCAAGATCTTCACCGGCTATTCGGGGATAGGCTACCTGGTCGCCGCGCATACGGCGTTCTGCATTCCCTTCGCCTACCTGCCGATCCGGGCGCGGCTGGAGAATATGGACCTGACGCTGGAACGTGCCGCAGCCGACCTCTACGCGACGCCGTGGAAGACCTTCCGCCGCATCACGCTGCCGCTTTTGTGGCCCGGCATCCTGGCCGGACTGATGCTGGCCTTCGTCATCTCGCTCGATGACGTGGTCATCACCGAGTTCGTCAAATCGGGCGGCCAGGACACGCTGCCCACCTACATGCTCGGCCAGATCCGCCGCGGCATCACACCCGAGATCAACGCGATATCGACCGCTTTCCTGCTGCTTTCGGTCGCGATCGTCACGTTGTTTTTCTTCGTCAGCAGGAAACGAGACTGA
- a CDS encoding ABC transporter ATP-binding protein, translating into MPEKPDRNAIEVVNVSKIFGSGEGQVAALDTVSVTIRENEFFTLLGPSGCGKTTLLRLIAGFDFPTAGEILLYGQDIAPLPPFKRPVNTVFQSYALFPHMTVADNIGFGLEMLGKPKAEIKARVAEMLKLVKMEALAGRRTSQISGGQQQRVALARALAPQPKVLLLDEPLSALDYKLRKEMQIELKRLQHETGITFIFVTHDQEEALTMSDRIAVMSSGKILQVGSPWDIYDKPAERFVADFIGETNFLTAAITGIGNGRARATLKSGTAIEATIAEGFQPKDNATVVVRPEHAKLTRDKGDLAGTVENIVYFGTDTHIHVQLDSGEAFTVRQQNTRSAGCGFERGDKVGIMIGNDAAQVLRD; encoded by the coding sequence GTGCCGGAAAAACCGGATCGGAATGCAATTGAAGTCGTAAACGTCAGTAAAATTTTCGGATCAGGGGAAGGGCAGGTCGCTGCCCTCGACACGGTCTCGGTAACCATCCGCGAAAACGAGTTCTTCACGCTGCTGGGACCATCCGGCTGCGGCAAGACCACGCTGCTGCGGCTGATCGCCGGCTTCGATTTTCCAACCGCCGGCGAGATCCTGCTTTACGGCCAGGACATCGCACCGTTGCCGCCCTTCAAGCGGCCGGTCAACACCGTCTTCCAGTCCTACGCGCTGTTTCCGCACATGACGGTGGCCGACAATATCGGCTTCGGCCTTGAAATGCTGGGCAAGCCCAAGGCCGAGATCAAGGCACGCGTCGCCGAGATGCTGAAGCTGGTCAAGATGGAAGCGCTGGCGGGCCGGCGCACCAGCCAGATCTCCGGCGGCCAGCAGCAGCGCGTGGCACTGGCCCGGGCGCTGGCGCCGCAGCCCAAAGTGCTGTTGCTCGACGAACCACTATCCGCACTCGACTACAAGCTGCGCAAGGAGATGCAGATCGAACTGAAGCGGCTGCAGCACGAGACCGGCATCACCTTCATCTTCGTCACCCACGACCAGGAAGAAGCGCTGACGATGTCGGACCGCATCGCGGTGATGTCGTCGGGCAAGATCCTGCAGGTCGGCTCGCCCTGGGACATTTACGACAAGCCGGCGGAACGCTTCGTCGCCGACTTCATCGGCGAAACCAACTTTCTCACCGCGGCGATAACGGGCATCGGCAACGGAAGGGCTCGCGCGACGCTCAAATCCGGCACGGCCATCGAGGCGACCATTGCCGAAGGCTTCCAGCCAAAGGACAACGCCACCGTGGTGGTGAGGCCCGAGCATGCCAAGCTGACGAGGGACAAGGGCGACCTCGCGGGCACGGTCGAAAACATCGTCTATTTCGGCACTGACACGCATATCCATGTCCAGCTCGACAGCGGCGAGGCCTTCACCGTGCGCCAGCAGAACACGCGCAGCGCCGGCTGCGGTTTCGAACGTGGCGACAAGGTCGGCATCATGATCGGCAACGACGCCGCGCAAGTGCTGAGGGACTGA
- a CDS encoding extracellular solute-binding protein, which produces MNWKTTATAMGLALLASTGLARAEGVLNIYNWGNYTSPDVIKKFEDKYKVKVTITDYDSNDTALAKIRQGGTGFDIAVPSQTYVPIWIKEGLVLETDPGKMENFKNVAPEWANPEFDPGRKYSVPWAWGTIGVVVNTDAYKGPADTWGIVFNTPDELKGKVNVVPEMGDVIFAAIKYVGGQQCTDDKAVLKKVRDLLVAAKPNWIAMEYNTIEKMGAGDFKATSDWNGSALRQRLANPAIHYNYPKEGFGLWSDNVVVLKEAKNVENAKLFQNFIMDPENAAGLSAFHRYANAITGSDKYMPADMKDAPEVVIPADAKPKGEFQKMCPPETQELYTKIWTELQK; this is translated from the coding sequence ATGAACTGGAAGACAACAGCGACCGCCATGGGGTTGGCGTTGCTCGCATCGACGGGGCTTGCCCGCGCCGAGGGCGTGCTCAACATCTACAATTGGGGCAACTACACCAGCCCCGACGTGATCAAGAAGTTCGAGGACAAATACAAGGTCAAGGTGACCATCACCGACTACGATTCCAACGACACCGCGCTTGCCAAGATTCGCCAGGGCGGCACCGGTTTCGACATCGCGGTTCCGTCGCAGACCTATGTGCCGATCTGGATCAAGGAAGGTCTCGTGCTGGAGACCGATCCAGGCAAGATGGAGAACTTCAAGAACGTGGCGCCGGAATGGGCCAATCCTGAATTCGACCCTGGCCGCAAATATTCCGTGCCATGGGCCTGGGGCACGATCGGCGTCGTCGTCAACACCGATGCCTACAAGGGCCCGGCCGACACGTGGGGTATTGTCTTCAACACGCCGGACGAACTGAAGGGCAAGGTCAATGTCGTCCCGGAAATGGGCGACGTCATCTTCGCGGCGATCAAATATGTCGGCGGCCAGCAGTGCACCGATGACAAGGCGGTGCTGAAGAAGGTGCGTGACCTCTTGGTGGCGGCCAAGCCGAACTGGATCGCCATGGAATACAACACCATCGAAAAGATGGGCGCCGGCGACTTCAAGGCAACCAGCGACTGGAACGGCTCGGCGCTGCGCCAGCGGCTGGCCAACCCGGCCATCCACTACAATTATCCGAAGGAAGGCTTTGGCCTGTGGAGCGACAACGTCGTCGTCCTCAAGGAAGCCAAGAACGTCGAAAACGCCAAGCTGTTCCAGAACTTCATCATGGATCCGGAAAACGCGGCTGGCCTCTCGGCCTTCCACCGCTATGCCAACGCCATCACCGGCTCGGACAAGTACATGCCGGCCGACATGAAGGACGCACCGGAAGTCGTCATTCCGGCCGACGCCAAGCCGAAAGGCGAATTCCAGAAGATGTGCCCGCCTGAAACGCAGGAACTCTACACCAAAATCTGGACCGAGCTGCAGAAGTAA
- a CDS encoding ABC transporter permease, which yields MATAEEVAKAAERRDVRDRWLLSAPALLVILFAATGPLLIVLVYSFLTPGAYGDVKWQFSSDAWTSVLLERDIFDDTLSLAAAHVTIFWRSIKLAVVTTLATLALGFPTAYFMATRSEKTRDLWLFLITIPFWTNLLIRTFAVLQIIRNEGIINTILLKLGIVSAPVQILYTDTAILVGMAYVYLPLMVLPIYASMEKLDFRLVEAGYDLYATRFKVLRKIIFPLVKPGVIAGSILVFIPALGAYVTPSVLGGGKNMMLSNLIELQFGQGRNWPLGSALSITVMIIVMVALLAYVRNAGKSGVRHG from the coding sequence ATGGCCACCGCGGAAGAAGTCGCCAAGGCAGCGGAGCGGCGCGATGTGCGTGACCGCTGGCTGTTGTCAGCACCGGCGCTGCTGGTCATTCTGTTTGCCGCGACCGGCCCGTTGCTGATCGTGCTTGTCTATTCGTTCCTGACGCCAGGCGCCTATGGCGACGTGAAATGGCAGTTCTCGTCCGACGCCTGGACATCGGTGCTGCTGGAGCGCGACATTTTCGACGATACGCTTTCGCTCGCGGCGGCGCATGTCACCATCTTTTGGCGTTCGATAAAGCTTGCGGTGGTGACGACGCTCGCGACCTTGGCGCTCGGTTTCCCGACCGCCTATTTCATGGCAACGCGCAGCGAAAAGACCAGGGATCTCTGGCTGTTCCTGATCACTATCCCGTTCTGGACCAACCTCCTGATCCGGACCTTCGCCGTGCTGCAGATCATTCGCAACGAAGGCATCATCAACACGATCCTCTTGAAGCTCGGCATCGTCTCGGCGCCGGTCCAGATCCTCTACACCGACACGGCGATCCTGGTCGGCATGGCCTATGTCTACCTGCCGCTGATGGTGCTGCCGATCTATGCCAGCATGGAGAAGCTCGATTTTCGTTTGGTCGAGGCGGGCTATGATCTCTACGCGACACGCTTCAAGGTGCTGCGCAAGATCATTTTCCCGCTGGTCAAACCCGGCGTCATCGCCGGCTCGATCCTGGTTTTCATCCCCGCACTTGGCGCCTATGTGACGCCGAGCGTGCTTGGCGGCGGCAAGAACATGATGCTGTCCAACCTGATCGAACTGCAGTTCGGCCAGGGCCGCAACTGGCCGCTCGGCTCGGCGCTGTCGATCACGGTGATGATCATCGTCATGGTGGCGCTGCTGGCGTATGTGCGCAATGCCGGCAAGTCGGGGGTGCGTCATGGCTGA